Genomic segment of Acidobacteriota bacterium:
CTTCTCGGGTGCCCTCGCGGTTGCCTCGCGCCAGCTCCAGGGCGGCGACTAGAGCCCAATAGCGGGGCTCGTGTTCGGCCCTTCCGGCGAGCTGGGCGAGATGCTCATAGGCTTCCTCGGGGTTGTGTTCGCGATAGAGGGCCAGGCTGGCGAGGGCGACCCGAGCGGGGACTTGCTGCGGGGCGAGCTGGAGAGAGCGGCGGGCGGCGCGGGCGCTTTCCTCGGCGGCCTCAGGATTTGGAGCCGCGTGCCAGCGATCGAACTGGACCACCGCCAGAAGGCCGAGGGCCTGAGGGTCGTCGGGGTTGTCGGCGAGGGCACGCCGCACCAGGGCGAGGGCGATGTCGTGATTCGCCGGGCCGCCGCGGCTGAGCTGAAAGCCGACCTGGATCTCGAGACTGGCGGTCTCGTCCGGCGCCGGGATGTCGAGGGACGGAGAGATCAGCGGCCGGACCAGGGCGTCATTGAGCACGTAGGCCAGGGAAGCCAGTCGGTTGGGGACGAACTGGAAGCTCGCCGTCTCCAGGATCCTGCCGCTCTCGACTTCGACGATCTCGGCGAGGGCTTCGACTCCGGTCACGGTCTCGGCGATGCGTCCCCGGATCAGGTGACTGGCCTGCATCTCTGAGTCGGGAGTCTCGGCCCGCAGAGCAGTGCTCACCGCAAGACGATTCGCCCATCGCTCCTTGAGATCCTGGGAGACGCTGAAGGCGATCAGCTCTCCCTGTTCGGAATCGCTCGATTCGAAGGGCAGCACCATGACGTTGGCGTCCGTCGGCACCTGGTTTTTCGCCATCACGAAGGCGACGGCGCTCGTCAGCACGAACGCCGCGGCGGCGATCACCGGCCAGCGTCGCCTCGCCCTGCGGGCCGGAGCGGGCGTCGAAGAGGCTTCCACCGGGGCGAGAAAACGATAGCCCTGACCGCGCACTGTCTGGATGTATTGCGGCTGGTGGGCCGAGTCGCCGAGGACCTCCCGGAGATTGCGAATGATCGGCGGCAGACTCTGGTCGTACTCGACCAGGGTCGGGCCCCAGAGCTCGGTGATGAAGTCCTCCCGACTCACCACTTCACCAGCTCGCGCAACCAGCAAGCACAGGGCACGAACGCGGAGTTGCTGGAGGGGCACCGGCTGGCCCTCGCGAGAGAGGGAGAGCCGGTGGAAGTCGAGCTCGAAGGGCCCGAAGGTGACGCGACCGCTGCCGAAACCCTCGCCGGGAAGGGAGCTCGGGCCGAGACTGGATTCCGTGGTGTGATTCATCGAAGTTCTCCAGGG
This window contains:
- a CDS encoding winged helix-turn-helix domain-containing protein, whose translation is MNHTTESSLGPSSLPGEGFGSGRVTFGPFELDFHRLSLSREGQPVPLQQLRVRALCLLVARAGEVVSREDFITELWGPTLVEYDQSLPPIIRNLREVLGDSAHQPQYIQTVRGQGYRFLAPVEASSTPAPARRARRRWPVIAAAAFVLTSAVAFVMAKNQVPTDANVMVLPFESSDSEQGELIAFSVSQDLKERWANRLAVSTALRAETPDSEMQASHLIRGRIAETVTGVEALAEIVEVESGRILETASFQFVPNRLASLAYVLNDALVRPLISPSLDIPAPDETASLEIQVGFQLSRGGPANHDIALALVRRALADNPDDPQALGLLAVVQFDRWHAAPNPEAAEESARAARRSLQLAPQQVPARVALASLALYREHNPEEAYEHLAQLAGRAEHEPRYWALVAALELARGNREGTREAALQLSELTPFHPGLASEIDWFLYASGDFECALEHAEKGLTLAYPYDAGRLVRIVIFQNQGRWSELAEETRLFLEPRGIPQDTIATIVEAIRDRGQARLLWQLLHHRFEAIHATTPLFPELGALTAAGAGEHQRALAYLRQGWEQRTPLLPAALQFQLFDPLRDQPEFIALQREVRSTLELDRPWLQPL